The following are encoded in a window of Citrobacter freundii genomic DNA:
- a CDS encoding class II fructose-bisphosphate aldolase, translating into MFADMKSMVTKAWREQYALLAINCMNLESARAAVRVAEKHRAPIILNLYQGHLEHFPASIAAAVVKTLAEDASVPVALALDHGKDPARIRQAFRAGFSGLMIDASAFALEENIRQTRAVVELAASVQLCVEGELGHLADAPCYDHAANVDLMTQTADVVPFIQQTGIDLLAVSVGTAHGMYAPGVTPAIDLQRLEAIAHLSTVPLALHGGSGTPFDQLRRCPTFGVAKINVGAAVFEAGKAALLHTLCRDQSCELVDALAVMEQACEEAIIPYLQASGAIDKA; encoded by the coding sequence ATGTTTGCCGATATGAAAAGCATGGTGACGAAAGCCTGGCGTGAACAATACGCGCTGCTGGCGATCAACTGTATGAATCTGGAAAGCGCCCGGGCGGCGGTACGGGTAGCAGAGAAACACCGTGCACCGATCATTCTGAATCTGTATCAGGGGCATCTGGAGCATTTCCCTGCATCAATAGCGGCAGCGGTGGTGAAAACCCTGGCGGAAGACGCCTCCGTACCGGTTGCTCTGGCGCTGGACCACGGCAAAGATCCGGCACGCATTCGCCAGGCGTTCCGCGCTGGATTCAGTGGCTTGATGATCGACGCCTCCGCGTTTGCGCTGGAAGAGAATATCCGTCAGACCCGCGCGGTGGTGGAACTTGCCGCCAGCGTGCAGCTGTGTGTGGAAGGGGAACTGGGCCACCTCGCGGATGCGCCGTGCTATGACCATGCCGCTAACGTTGACTTGATGACCCAGACCGCCGACGTGGTGCCATTTATCCAGCAGACCGGGATCGACTTGCTGGCCGTTTCGGTGGGGACGGCGCACGGCATGTATGCCCCGGGAGTGACCCCGGCCATCGATCTTCAGCGTCTGGAGGCGATAGCGCATTTATCGACGGTGCCACTGGCGCTGCATGGCGGTAGCGGTACGCCGTTCGATCAGCTCCGACGCTGTCCGACGTTTGGTGTCGCCAAGATTAACGTAGGCGCGGCGGTCTTCGAAGCTGGAAAGGCTGCGTTGCTACATACCCTTTGTCGGGACCAATCCTGTGAGCTCGTTGATGCTCTGGCGGTGATGGAACAAGCCTGCGAGGAAGCCATTATTCCTTACCTACAGGCCAGCGGCGCTATCGACAAAGCCTGA
- a CDS encoding ketose-bisphosphate aldolase, with translation MLVSMKEILQPTRPHGFAIGAFNVADSCFVRAVVEEAEATNTPAIISIHPSEHDFLGDAFFSYVRDITLRSPVPFTLHLDHGASVEHVLRAIQCGFTSVMIDGSLLPYEDNVALTKEVVRLAHAVGVSVEGELGTIGQTGTSVEGGVSKVTYTDPAQAEDFIARTGADTLAVAIGTAHGIYPKGMQPELQMNILRDIAGRLDIPLVLHGGSANPDAEIAESVTLGVGKINISSDMKYAYFQKVREILAKETWWDPNVIYPEAISAARDVIRHKMKLFGSTGKASLY, from the coding sequence ATGTTAGTTTCGATGAAAGAAATACTGCAACCGACCCGTCCGCACGGTTTTGCCATTGGCGCATTTAACGTCGCGGACAGCTGCTTCGTGCGCGCCGTGGTGGAAGAAGCAGAAGCAACCAACACGCCAGCAATTATCTCTATTCACCCCAGTGAGCATGATTTCCTCGGTGATGCGTTCTTTAGCTATGTCCGCGATATCACCCTGCGCAGCCCGGTGCCGTTCACGCTGCATCTGGATCACGGCGCGTCGGTGGAGCATGTGCTGCGGGCGATTCAGTGCGGGTTTACTTCGGTGATGATTGACGGCTCGCTGTTGCCGTATGAAGACAATGTGGCGTTAACGAAGGAAGTGGTCCGACTGGCGCATGCAGTAGGCGTTTCGGTTGAGGGGGAACTGGGAACGATTGGCCAAACCGGAACCTCAGTGGAAGGCGGTGTGTCGAAAGTCACCTATACCGACCCGGCCCAGGCAGAGGACTTTATCGCCCGTACCGGTGCGGACACGCTGGCGGTGGCGATTGGTACCGCGCATGGGATCTACCCGAAAGGGATGCAGCCTGAGCTGCAAATGAACATCCTGCGCGATATCGCCGGACGACTGGATATTCCCTTGGTGCTGCACGGCGGTTCAGCGAACCCGGATGCGGAAATCGCCGAGTCCGTCACGCTGGGCGTGGGCAAAATCAATATTTCCAGCGACATGAAATACGCCTACTTCCAGAAAGTCCGCGAAATCCTGGCGAAAGAGACCTGGTGGGATCCGAACGTGATCTACCCGGAAGCAATCAGCGCCGCGCGGGATGTGATCCGCCACAAAATGAAGCTGTTCGGCTCTACCGGAAAAGCATCACTTTACTAA
- a CDS encoding D-lyxose/D-mannose family sugar isomerase, translating to MKRSQINYAIDKAHAIAETFRLCLPDFAYFTADAWRQQDWAKWREVRDLQLGWDITDFGRGDFAQTGLTLLTLRNGLWGSANYPKPYAEKMLQIQQDQQTPWHFHTHKMEDIVNRGGGDLCMQLAWATPDAQYDGQRAVEVNVDGQRRSCKPGDTLVLKPGQGVCLPPRLYHRFWAEKAFVLGWEISMVNDDQHDNHFLEPGGRFPAITENEPAKWLLCGEYDGLRGEGV from the coding sequence ATGAAGCGTTCTCAGATTAATTATGCCATTGATAAAGCGCATGCCATCGCCGAAACCTTTCGACTGTGCCTGCCCGATTTTGCATATTTCACCGCCGATGCCTGGCGACAGCAGGATTGGGCTAAATGGCGTGAAGTGCGTGATCTCCAGCTGGGGTGGGACATTACCGACTTTGGCCGCGGGGATTTTGCGCAAACCGGGCTGACGTTGCTGACGTTGCGTAATGGTTTGTGGGGTTCAGCAAACTATCCCAAGCCCTATGCCGAAAAAATGCTACAAATTCAGCAGGATCAACAAACACCGTGGCATTTTCATACGCATAAAATGGAAGACATTGTGAATCGTGGCGGCGGTGATTTATGTATGCAGCTGGCGTGGGCGACACCCGATGCGCAGTATGACGGTCAGCGAGCGGTTGAGGTCAACGTGGATGGTCAACGGCGCAGCTGCAAACCTGGTGATACACTGGTACTGAAACCGGGGCAGGGCGTGTGCCTTCCGCCGCGCTTGTATCATCGCTTCTGGGCTGAGAAAGCGTTTGTGCTGGGCTGGGAAATCTCGATGGTGAATGACGACCAGCACGATAACCACTTCCTCGAACCGGGCGGTCGCTTCCCGGCGATAACAGAGAACGAGCCAGCAAAATGGCTGTTATGCGGCGAATATGATGGTTTACGGGGAGAGGGTGTGTAA
- a CDS encoding AsmA family protein yields the protein MKFIGKLLLYVLIALAVAILGLYFLLQTRWGAEHVSAWVSENSSYHLTFDAIDHRFSSPSHILLENVTFGRDGQPATLVAKNVDIGLSSRQITDPLHVDTILLQNGTLNLSPQTAPLPFQADRLQLQDMALNSPGSEWNLSAQRVNGGVIPWSPEAGKILGSKAQIQLSASSLTLNDVPTTNVLIEGSIDNDRVTLSNIGADVARGALTGVAQRNPDGSWMVESLRLNDIRLQSDKSLTDFFAPLTTIPSLQIGRLEVTDARLQGPDWAVTDLDLSLRNMTFSKDDWQTQEGKLSMNASEFIYGSLHFFDPILNAEFSPQGIALRQFTTRWEGGMVRTSGNWLRNNKALVLDDAAVAGLEYTLPENWKALWMKPLPTWLNSLTLKKFSASRNLVIDIDPAFPWQLTALDGYGTNLGLVQNHLWGIWSGSATLNAAAATFNRTDVRRPSLTLTANSSTINISELSAYTEKGLLEATASISQLPQRQTQVSLNGRGVPMTILQQWGWPALPISGDGNIQLTASGTLQADTPLKPTVNGQLHAVNADKQQVTQTMQAGVVSGSNVTAPPSAQ from the coding sequence ATGAAATTTATTGGAAAGCTGCTTCTTTACGTGCTGATCGCCCTTGCAGTGGCGATCCTCGGTCTCTATTTTCTACTGCAAACCCGCTGGGGCGCCGAGCATGTCAGCGCCTGGGTGTCAGAGAACAGCAGCTACCACCTGACGTTTGATGCCATCGATCATCGGTTTTCTTCGCCTTCCCACATTCTGCTGGAGAACGTCACCTTTGGTCGGGATGGCCAGCCTGCCACCCTGGTAGCAAAAAACGTTGATATTGGGCTGAGCAGTCGCCAAATCACCGACCCGCTGCACGTCGACACCATCCTGTTGCAAAACGGTACGCTGAATCTTTCTCCACAAACTGCACCGCTGCCGTTCCAGGCCGATCGCCTGCAGCTACAGGATATGGCACTCAACAGCCCCGGAAGCGAGTGGAACCTCAGTGCGCAGCGCGTGAACGGCGGCGTGATCCCCTGGAGCCCTGAAGCCGGAAAAATACTCGGCAGTAAAGCGCAGATCCAGCTCAGCGCCAGCTCGTTAACGCTGAACGATGTTCCTACGACTAACGTGCTGATTGAAGGCAGTATCGATAACGATCGCGTCACGTTAAGCAATATTGGCGCCGATGTGGCGCGCGGCGCATTGACCGGCGTGGCGCAGCGAAACCCCGACGGCAGTTGGATGGTGGAGAGTCTGCGGCTAAACGACATCCGGTTGCAAAGCGATAAATCGCTGACCGACTTTTTTGCGCCGCTAACCACCATTCCCTCGCTGCAAATTGGTCGTCTTGAGGTGACAGATGCCCGTCTACAAGGCCCTGACTGGGCGGTAACGGATCTCGATCTCAGCTTGCGCAACATGACCTTCAGTAAGGACGACTGGCAAACCCAGGAAGGTAAGTTGTCGATGAACGCCAGCGAGTTTATCTACGGCTCGCTGCACTTCTTCGATCCTATTCTCAACGCTGAGTTCTCGCCGCAGGGCATTGCGCTGCGCCAGTTCACCACCCGCTGGGAAGGCGGTATGGTCAGAACCTCCGGCAACTGGTTGCGCAATAACAAAGCGCTTGTTCTCGACGATGCCGCAGTTGCCGGGCTGGAATACACGTTACCGGAAAACTGGAAAGCGCTGTGGATGAAGCCCTTGCCCACCTGGCTCAACAGCCTGACGTTGAAGAAATTCAGCGCCAGCCGCAATCTGGTGATTGATATCGACCCGGCCTTCCCGTGGCAGCTCACCGCGCTGGACGGTTACGGCACCAACCTCGGACTGGTGCAAAATCACCTGTGGGGGATTTGGAGCGGTAGCGCCACGCTCAACGCCGCGGCCGCCACGTTTAACCGCACCGACGTACGCCGCCCTTCGCTGACGCTTACGGCCAACAGCAGCACGATCAATATCAGCGAACTGAGCGCGTATACCGAGAAAGGGTTGCTGGAGGCTACAGCCAGCATCTCACAACTTCCGCAGCGCCAGACGCAGGTCAGCCTGAACGGTCGCGGTGTGCCAATGACTATCCTGCAACAGTGGGGATGGCCTGCGCTGCCGATTTCCGGCGACGGTAACATCCAACTGACTGCCAGCGGCACTCTGCAGGCAGATACGCCGCTGAAGCCCACGGTGAACGGTCAACTGCATGCGGTGAATGCCGACAAGCAGCAAGTGACACAGACCATGCAGGCGGGCGTTGTGTCGGGCAGTAACGTCACCGCTCCGCCGTCTGCTCAGTAA
- the xanP gene encoding xanthine/proton symporter XanP, with protein MSVNAVEPTNAQPVAQAHNSELIYRLEDRPPLAQTLFAACQHLLAMFVAVITPALLICQALGLPAQDTQHIISMSLFASGVASIIQIKAWGPVGSGLLSIQGTSFNFVAPLIMGGTALKTGGADVPTMMAALFGTLMLASCTEMVISRVLHLARRIITPLVSGVVVMIIGLSLIQVGLTSIGGGYAAMSDNTFGAPKNLMLAGVVLALIILLNRQRNPYLRVASLVIAMAAGYLLAWFMDMLPQNTAPVSQDFIMVPTPLYYGLGIDWSLLLPLMLVFMITSLETIGDITATSDVSEQPVSGPLYMKRLKGGVLANGLNSFVSAVFNTFPNSCFGQNNGVIQLTGVASRYVGFVVALMLIALGLFPAVSGFVQHIPEPVLGGATLVMFGTIAASGVRIVSREPLNRRAILIIALSLAVGLGVSQQPLILQFAPDWVKNLLSSGIAAGGITAIVLNLVFPPEKQ; from the coding sequence ATGTCCGTTAACGCCGTAGAGCCAACAAATGCGCAACCGGTTGCGCAGGCTCACAACAGTGAACTGATTTACCGTCTTGAAGATCGCCCCCCGTTAGCCCAGACCCTGTTTGCCGCCTGCCAGCACCTGCTGGCGATGTTCGTCGCGGTGATCACGCCAGCCCTGCTTATCTGTCAGGCGCTCGGTTTACCGGCTCAGGATACTCAACACATTATCAGTATGTCGCTGTTCGCATCCGGCGTAGCCTCCATCATTCAGATTAAAGCCTGGGGGCCGGTTGGCTCAGGGCTGTTATCTATTCAGGGCACCAGCTTTAACTTTGTAGCACCGCTGATTATGGGAGGCACGGCGCTGAAAACCGGCGGTGCAGATGTCCCGACCATGATGGCGGCACTGTTCGGTACGCTGATGCTGGCGAGCTGCACGGAAATGGTTATCTCGCGCGTACTGCATCTGGCGCGCCGTATTATTACCCCGCTGGTCTCAGGTGTGGTGGTGATGATTATCGGCCTGTCGCTGATTCAGGTAGGCCTGACGTCAATCGGTGGCGGCTATGCCGCAATGAGCGACAACACCTTCGGCGCACCGAAGAATCTGATGCTGGCCGGCGTTGTACTGGCGCTCATTATTCTTCTTAACCGCCAGCGTAACCCGTACCTGCGCGTGGCATCACTGGTGATTGCCATGGCCGCAGGCTATCTGCTGGCCTGGTTTATGGACATGTTGCCGCAAAACACCGCACCGGTGAGCCAGGACTTCATCATGGTACCAACGCCGCTATATTATGGCCTGGGCATCGACTGGAGCTTACTGCTGCCACTGATGCTGGTCTTTATGATCACCTCTCTGGAAACCATCGGCGATATTACGGCCACCTCCGATGTCTCCGAACAACCGGTCTCCGGCCCGCTGTACATGAAGCGTCTGAAAGGCGGCGTTCTGGCAAATGGCCTGAACTCGTTTGTTTCCGCCGTGTTCAATACCTTTCCGAACTCCTGCTTCGGGCAGAACAACGGGGTGATTCAGTTGACTGGCGTAGCCAGCCGCTATGTTGGCTTTGTAGTCGCGCTGATGCTGATCGCGCTGGGTCTGTTCCCGGCGGTCAGTGGGTTTGTACAGCACATCCCTGAGCCGGTTCTCGGCGGCGCTACGCTGGTGATGTTCGGTACCATCGCCGCCTCCGGGGTGCGCATTGTTTCTCGCGAGCCGCTGAATCGCCGCGCTATTCTGATTATTGCACTGTCGCTGGCCGTTGGCCTGGGCGTCTCCCAGCAGCCGCTGATCCTGCAGTTTGCCCCGGACTGGGTGAAAAACCTGCTCTCCTCAGGGATTGCCGCAGGCGGTATTACCGCTATCGTTCTGAACCTCGTTTTCCCGCCAGAGAAACAGTAA
- the gltS gene encoding sodium/glutamate symporter: MFYLDTLSTLVAATLVLLLGRKLVQSVPFLKKYTIPEPVAGGLLVAIALLVLKKSMGWEVNFDMTLRDPLMLAFFATIGLNANIASLRAGGRVVGIFLIVVVGLLLMQNAIGIGMASLLGLDPLMGLIAGSITLSGGHGTGAAWSKLFIERYGFTNATEVAMACATFGLVLGGLIGGPVARYLVKHSTTPDGMPDDQAVPTAFEKPDVGRIITSLVLIETIALIAICLTVGKIVAQLLVGTVLELPTFVCVLFVGVILSNGLALMGFYRVFERAVSVLGNVSLSLFLAMALMSLKLWELASLALPMLAILVVQTIFMALYAIFVTWRMMGKNYDAAVLAAGHCGFGLGATPTAIANMQAITERFGPSHTAFLVVPMVGAFFIDIVNALVIKLYLLLPIFAQ; this comes from the coding sequence ATGTTTTACCTCGATACGTTATCTACATTGGTTGCGGCAACGCTGGTGTTGCTGCTGGGACGTAAGCTCGTCCAGTCTGTTCCCTTCCTGAAGAAATACACGATACCTGAGCCCGTTGCGGGTGGTTTACTGGTGGCGATCGCACTGCTGGTACTGAAAAAGAGCATGGGCTGGGAAGTTAATTTCGATATGACGCTGCGTGACCCGTTGATGCTGGCGTTCTTTGCCACTATCGGCCTGAACGCCAACATCGCCAGCCTGCGCGCCGGTGGCCGCGTGGTGGGCATTTTTCTGATTGTGGTGGTGGGGTTGCTGTTGATGCAGAACGCCATTGGGATCGGGATGGCGAGCCTGCTGGGTCTTGACCCGTTGATGGGGCTGATTGCCGGTTCGATTACGCTTTCCGGTGGACACGGTACGGGCGCGGCGTGGAGTAAGCTGTTTATTGAGCGCTACGGTTTTACCAATGCCACCGAAGTGGCGATGGCGTGCGCAACATTTGGCCTGGTGCTGGGTGGACTGATTGGCGGCCCGGTCGCGCGCTATCTGGTGAAGCACTCCACTACACCTGACGGTATGCCGGACGATCAGGCCGTGCCGACTGCGTTTGAAAAACCGGATGTCGGGCGCATCATCACCTCTCTGGTGCTGATTGAAACCATCGCGCTGATCGCTATCTGTCTGACGGTGGGCAAAATCGTTGCGCAATTGCTGGTGGGTACCGTGCTGGAATTGCCGACCTTCGTCTGCGTGCTGTTTGTTGGGGTGATCCTCAGCAATGGCCTGGCGTTAATGGGCTTTTATCGGGTGTTTGAACGCGCGGTTTCCGTGCTGGGCAACGTGAGTCTGTCGCTGTTCCTGGCGATGGCGTTGATGAGCCTGAAGCTGTGGGAACTGGCTTCGCTGGCGCTGCCGATGCTGGCGATTCTGGTGGTGCAGACGATCTTCATGGCGCTGTACGCCATATTTGTCACCTGGCGCATGATGGGCAAGAACTACGATGCCGCTGTGCTGGCAGCCGGGCACTGTGGTTTTGGTCTCGGCGCAACGCCGACGGCGATTGCCAACATGCAGGCGATTACCGAGCGTTTTGGTCCATCGCATACTGCATTTTTAGTCGTGCCGATGGTAGGGGCGTTCTTTATCGACATCGTTAACGCGCTGGTGATTAAGCTGTATTTGTTGTTGCCAATTTTTGCGCAATAA
- the recG gene encoding ATP-dependent DNA helicase RecG: protein MKGRLLDAIPLNSLTGVGAAQSSKLAKIGLHTVQDLLLHLPLRYEDRTHLYPIGELLPGVYATVEGEVLNCTVTFGGRRMMTCQISDGSGILTMRFFNFSAAMKNSLATGRRVLAYGEAKRGKYGAEMIHPEYRVQGDLSTPELQETLTPVYPTTEGVKQATLRKLTDQALDLLDTCAIAELLPPELLQGMMSLPEALRTLHRPPPSLQLSDLETGQHPAQRRLILEELLAHNLSMLALRAGAQRFHAQSLSANDTLKNQLLAALPFKPTAAQARVTAEIERDMALDVPMMRLVQGDVGSGKTLVAALAALRAIAHGQQVALMAPTELLAEQHANNFRSWFAPLGIEVGWLAGKQKGKARLAQQEAIASGQVQMIVGTHAIFQEQVQFNGLALVIIDEQHRFGVHQRLALWEKGQQQGFHPHQLIMTATPIPRTLAMTAYADLDTSVIDELPPGRTPVTTVAIPDTRRSDIIDRVRNACTHEGRQAYWVCTLIEESELLEAQAAEATWEELKIALPELNIGLVHGRMKPAEKQSVMAAFKQGELHLLIATTVIEVGVDVPNASLMIIENPERLGLAQLHQLRGRVGRGAVASHCVLLYKSPLSKTAQKRLQVLRDSNDGFVIAQKDLEIRGPGELLGTRQTGAAEFKVADLLRDQAIIPEVQRIARHIHERYPQQAVALIERWMPETERYSNA, encoded by the coding sequence ATGAAAGGCCGTTTACTGGATGCCATTCCACTTAATTCCCTGACGGGCGTTGGCGCAGCGCAAAGCAGTAAACTGGCTAAAATCGGCCTGCACACCGTACAGGATCTCCTGTTACACCTTCCTCTGCGTTATGAAGACCGCACGCATCTGTACCCAATTGGCGAGCTTTTGCCGGGCGTCTACGCCACCGTAGAAGGAGAAGTGCTGAACTGCACTGTCACCTTCGGTGGTCGGCGAATGATGACCTGCCAGATAAGCGACGGTTCCGGCATCCTGACGATGCGTTTTTTCAACTTCAGCGCGGCAATGAAAAATAGCCTGGCGACAGGTCGGCGAGTGCTGGCCTACGGTGAAGCCAAGCGCGGGAAATACGGGGCAGAGATGATCCACCCGGAATACCGCGTACAGGGCGATCTCAGCACCCCGGAACTGCAGGAAACGCTCACGCCAGTTTACCCAACCACGGAAGGGGTTAAGCAGGCTACGCTGCGCAAACTTACCGATCAGGCGCTGGATTTGCTCGATACCTGCGCCATTGCCGAACTGCTGCCGCCCGAACTGTTACAGGGCATGATGAGCCTACCGGAAGCGCTGCGCACGCTGCATCGTCCACCGCCATCGTTACAGCTCAGCGATCTAGAAACCGGACAACATCCGGCGCAGCGGCGCCTGATCCTCGAAGAGCTCTTAGCCCATAACCTCAGTATGCTGGCATTGCGCGCCGGGGCGCAGCGTTTTCATGCCCAGTCACTGAGTGCCAACGATACGTTGAAAAACCAGCTGCTGGCCGCGTTACCCTTTAAGCCCACAGCCGCACAGGCGCGGGTGACCGCTGAGATCGAACGCGACATGGCGCTGGATGTCCCGATGATGCGCCTAGTACAGGGTGATGTCGGATCTGGTAAAACCCTGGTCGCCGCGCTCGCTGCCCTACGGGCTATTGCCCACGGTCAGCAGGTAGCGCTGATGGCACCAACCGAACTACTGGCCGAACAGCATGCGAATAACTTCCGTAGCTGGTTTGCCCCACTTGGCATTGAAGTCGGCTGGTTGGCCGGTAAGCAGAAAGGTAAAGCGCGTCTTGCCCAACAGGAAGCCATTGCCAGCGGGCAGGTACAGATGATTGTCGGTACACACGCCATTTTTCAGGAGCAGGTTCAGTTCAATGGTCTGGCGCTGGTGATTATCGACGAACAGCACCGCTTTGGCGTTCATCAACGTCTGGCTCTATGGGAAAAAGGTCAGCAGCAGGGTTTCCACCCGCATCAGCTGATCATGACTGCCACGCCGATCCCGCGTACTCTGGCAATGACCGCCTACGCCGATCTCGACACCTCGGTGATAGACGAACTCCCGCCGGGTCGTACGCCGGTCACCACGGTCGCCATCCCGGATACCCGTCGCAGCGATATTATTGATCGCGTGCGCAACGCCTGTACCCATGAAGGACGTCAGGCTTACTGGGTCTGCACGCTGATTGAAGAGTCTGAATTGTTAGAAGCCCAGGCGGCAGAAGCCACGTGGGAAGAGCTGAAAATTGCCCTACCGGAACTCAATATTGGTCTGGTGCACGGACGCATGAAGCCCGCCGAGAAGCAGTCGGTGATGGCTGCCTTCAAGCAGGGAGAACTGCATCTGTTGATCGCCACCACGGTGATTGAAGTCGGCGTGGACGTCCCCAACGCCAGCCTGATGATTATCGAAAACCCGGAACGTTTAGGTCTGGCCCAGCTGCATCAGCTACGCGGCCGCGTCGGTCGTGGCGCGGTGGCCTCCCACTGCGTGCTGCTCTACAAATCACCGCTGTCAAAAACCGCGCAGAAACGCCTACAGGTCCTGCGAGACAGTAACGACGGATTTGTGATTGCGCAAAAGGATTTGGAGATTCGCGGCCCCGGAGAATTACTGGGGACACGTCAGACGGGGGCGGCGGAATTCAAAGTAGCGGATTTACTACGCGATCAGGCAATTATTCCGGAAGTTCAGCGCATTGCCCGTCATATTCACGAACGTTACCCACAACAGGCGGTGGCGCTGATTGAACGCTGGATGCCGGAAACCGAACGCTATTCCAACGCGTAA
- the trmH gene encoding tRNA (guanosine(18)-2'-O)-methyltransferase TrmH, translating into MNSNRYARICEMLARRQPDLTVCMEQVHKPHNVSAIVRTADAVGVHEVHAVWPGSRMRTMLSSAAGSNSWVQVKTHPTIGDAVTHLKNQGMQILATHLSDKAVDFREIDYTRPICILMGQEKTGITQEALDLADRDIIIPMTGMVQSLNVSVASALILYEAQRQRQNAGMYQRDNSMLPEDEQQRLLFEGGYPVLANVAKRKGLPYPHVNTQGEIEADAAWWATMQSAR; encoded by the coding sequence ATGAACTCAAACCGTTATGCGCGTATTTGTGAAATGCTCGCCAGGCGTCAGCCCGATCTGACCGTCTGCATGGAGCAGGTCCATAAACCTCATAATGTTTCTGCGATCGTTCGTACCGCAGATGCGGTCGGTGTGCACGAAGTCCACGCCGTCTGGCCGGGTAGCCGCATGCGCACCATGCTCTCTTCTGCCGCAGGCAGTAACAGCTGGGTGCAAGTCAAGACCCACCCGACTATTGGCGATGCGGTCACCCATTTAAAAAATCAGGGCATGCAGATTCTGGCGACGCATCTCTCTGATAAAGCTGTCGATTTCCGCGAAATTGATTACACGCGCCCCATCTGCATCCTGATGGGTCAGGAAAAAACCGGCATCACCCAGGAAGCGTTAGACCTTGCGGATCGGGATATCATCATTCCTATGACCGGCATGGTGCAGTCATTGAATGTCTCGGTTGCCTCCGCACTCATTCTGTATGAAGCACAGCGCCAGCGGCAAAACGCCGGCATGTACCAGCGAGATAACAGCATGCTGCCGGAAGACGAGCAGCAGCGCCTGCTTTTCGAAGGGGGTTATCCGGTGCTGGCCAACGTCGCAAAGCGCAAAGGTCTCCCTTACCCCCACGTCAATACGCAGGGCGAAATTGAAGCCGATGCCGCGTGGTGGGCCACTATGCAGTCAGCGAGATAA